From the Halorhabdus utahensis DSM 12940 genome, one window contains:
- a CDS encoding universal stress protein, whose amino-acid sequence MISRVLVPMDDSEMSEKALRYALEAYPDAEVTVLHVVGEPSPMMGQAVRLALEDDIQKTAEELAEALLDRAREIAAEYDAEIETQVGWGSPAKVIVSRAESFDAVVIGSHGGSLAEQLFVGNVAQKVFRRSPVPVTTVR is encoded by the coding sequence ATGATTTCCCGCGTTCTGGTTCCGATGGACGATTCCGAGATGAGCGAGAAGGCCCTCAGATACGCACTCGAAGCGTATCCCGACGCCGAGGTGACAGTCTTACACGTCGTCGGCGAGCCCTCGCCGATGATGGGTCAGGCAGTCCGGCTCGCGCTGGAAGACGACATCCAGAAGACGGCCGAAGAGCTCGCCGAAGCCCTGCTCGATCGTGCCCGCGAGATCGCCGCCGAATACGACGCCGAGATCGAGACCCAGGTCGGCTGGGGGAGTCCGGCGAAAGTGATCGTCTCACGAGCCGAGAGCTTCGATGCGGTTGTCATCGGCAGCCACGGCGGATCGCTGGCCGAGCAACTGTTCGTGGGCAATGTCGCCCAGAAAGTGTTCCGCCGGTCGCCCGT
- a CDS encoding inorganic phosphate transporter — translation MVSLLLFVGLAAAGFVGFNIGGSSTGVAWGPSVGANVVSKTGAAALMTGFVFLGGWTVGRKVIKTLGGDIVPEAAFSIEASIVVLTFIGLGMLVANLYGVPVSTSMTAVGAIAGLGLATQTLNWAVLGEIAVWWLIAPVVGFWLGSIVGRYIYPYLDQYFALEQSEGPLVTVERSGLVPMPRLGPGTTTREFVSTIVVLLIACYMAFSAGASNVANAVAPLVGGGLLEPGPAVILGTATIGLGSFTIARRTMESVGNGITDLPLLAAMVVMVIGATITTIASAMGIPISLALSTVMTIVGLGWGRATRPATATELARGDIDTTPSVDALAAETDEEVPAIGEESGEKLQETGDLFDPSVVVRFVAFWIIGPTVATAMSYATFVVLPIAGTV, via the coding sequence ATGGTTTCTCTCCTCTTGTTCGTCGGATTGGCGGCGGCCGGGTTCGTCGGGTTCAACATCGGTGGCTCTTCGACCGGCGTGGCCTGGGGCCCCTCGGTCGGCGCGAACGTCGTCAGCAAGACAGGCGCGGCGGCACTGATGACCGGCTTCGTCTTCCTCGGCGGCTGGACGGTGGGTCGGAAAGTCATCAAGACACTGGGCGGCGATATCGTCCCGGAGGCCGCGTTCTCGATCGAAGCCAGCATCGTTGTCCTCACGTTCATCGGCCTCGGGATGCTCGTGGCGAATCTCTACGGCGTGCCCGTTTCGACGTCGATGACGGCGGTCGGCGCGATCGCCGGTCTCGGCCTCGCGACCCAAACGCTCAACTGGGCCGTCCTGGGCGAGATCGCCGTCTGGTGGCTCATCGCCCCCGTCGTCGGCTTCTGGCTCGGCTCGATCGTCGGCCGGTACATCTACCCGTACCTCGACCAGTATTTCGCCCTTGAGCAGTCCGAAGGACCGCTCGTCACCGTCGAGCGATCCGGCCTCGTTCCGATGCCGCGACTCGGGCCGGGAACCACGACACGTGAGTTCGTGAGTACGATCGTCGTCCTTCTCATTGCGTGTTACATGGCATTCAGTGCCGGCGCGTCGAACGTGGCCAACGCCGTCGCGCCGCTGGTCGGCGGTGGCCTGCTCGAGCCGGGTCCGGCCGTCATTCTCGGAACGGCCACGATCGGGCTCGGGTCGTTCACTATCGCCCGGCGGACGATGGAGTCCGTCGGCAACGGGATCACCGACCTCCCCCTGCTGGCGGCGATGGTCGTGATGGTGATCGGCGCGACGATCACGACCATCGCCTCGGCGATGGGGATCCCGATCAGCCTGGCGCTGTCGACGGTCATGACGATCGTCGGCCTCGGGTGGGGGCGGGCGACGCGCCCGGCGACGGCGACTGAACTCGCCCGCGGGGATATCGACACGACGCCATCCGTCGACGCCCTCGCGGCCGAGACCGACGAGGAGGTACCGGCCATCGGTGAGGAATCCGGAGAGAAACTTCAGGAGACCGGCGACTTGTTCGACCCGTCGGTCGTCGTCCGGTTCGTCGCCTTCTGGATCATCGGCCCGACGGTCGCGACGGCCATGTCCTACGCCACGTTCGTCGTCCTGCCGATCGCCGGGACGGTCTGA
- a CDS encoding cation-translocating P-type ATPase, with product MSEEEPETGWHSRSVESVLDALDSGTEGLSEDEVSRRREKYGPNEIRDDDEISPLAIFIDQFRDVLIYLLIFAMLISLGVGLLPDHSPEYVDAALIALILLANGIFGFVQDYQAEKSIEALKDLSTPDATVIREGERHIVDSAEVVPGDVIVVEGGDAIPADARLIESSSLETDESALTGESAQVTKDTEPVAEDAPIAERTDMVYMNTSAVRGRGQAVVTETGMDTEVGAIAEQLSETEDTQTPFQEEVDQLGRTIGAGIMAIIVFVGIIQLLFTSAGPISTLLVAITLAVAAVPEGLPAVVTLTLALGSRRLLTKNALVRRLPVVESLGSVDVILTDKTGTLTEDEMTVRRIFTNGREYDVTGTGTTPTGEFEHDDEEVEPDPLEPILRCGTICNNAERAPPDEDDAFFGDPTEVALKVSAEKAGIDPDIEHVREVPFSSARKRMTVVTGDGTAYMKGAPAVVLERCDRIREGGEIVELTDERRQAILDRNQSFASDALRVLGFAEKSNVDAEAEDDEIEDGMVFLGLQGMIDPAREEVPAAVEDCRSAGIDVVMATGDNRETAIAIGKEIGFDPEGAMTGAEVEQLSDAELAEAVEDVEIFARMAPDQKVRVLEAVLSHGHNVAMTGDGVNDAPALKRADVGVSMGERGTDVAQQSSDMVLLDDNFASIRDAVAEGRGVFDNIRKFVNFLLSANAGEVLAVFFGVLIGSALFPDQFSSGSEALILTPVMLLWINLVTDGLPALALGVDPKTDGIMDRPPRGADEPVINRHSLVLILTFGLIYAAIGLPLFFHGLSESGDIIVAQTLLFTFIVIGEIIQAQILRWPYGLSLFSNKWLVGALGSSIVLHLGVLYTPVNTFFSVTPLGWTHWLWMAAAVGAFTVLGTALVLGLDRIYDEHA from the coding sequence ATGAGCGAGGAGGAACCCGAGACAGGCTGGCACAGTCGCTCCGTCGAGTCAGTCCTCGATGCCCTTGACTCGGGAACGGAGGGACTCAGCGAGGACGAAGTCAGTCGCCGGCGTGAGAAGTACGGCCCCAACGAGATCCGCGACGACGACGAGATCTCGCCGCTCGCCATCTTTATCGATCAGTTCCGTGACGTCCTGATTTACCTGCTGATCTTTGCGATGCTGATCTCGCTGGGCGTTGGCTTGCTGCCCGATCACTCGCCAGAGTACGTCGACGCGGCGCTGATCGCGCTCATCCTGCTGGCCAACGGGATCTTCGGGTTCGTCCAGGACTACCAGGCCGAGAAGTCCATCGAGGCGCTGAAGGATCTCTCGACACCTGACGCGACCGTCATCAGGGAGGGCGAACGCCATATCGTCGACTCCGCGGAAGTCGTGCCGGGTGACGTGATCGTCGTCGAAGGTGGGGACGCGATCCCCGCCGACGCGCGACTCATCGAGTCATCCAGTCTGGAAACCGACGAGTCCGCACTGACCGGCGAGAGCGCACAGGTCACGAAAGACACCGAGCCCGTCGCCGAGGACGCCCCGATCGCCGAGCGCACCGACATGGTGTACATGAACACCTCGGCCGTCCGTGGCCGGGGGCAGGCGGTCGTAACCGAGACGGGGATGGACACCGAGGTGGGGGCCATCGCCGAGCAGCTCAGCGAAACCGAAGACACCCAGACGCCGTTCCAGGAGGAAGTCGACCAGCTCGGCCGCACCATCGGGGCCGGAATCATGGCGATCATCGTCTTCGTCGGGATCATCCAGTTGCTGTTCACCAGCGCCGGCCCGATCTCGACGTTGCTTGTCGCGATCACGCTCGCCGTCGCCGCCGTGCCGGAAGGGTTGCCGGCGGTCGTGACGCTGACGCTCGCGCTCGGGTCCCGGCGGTTGCTCACGAAAAACGCCCTCGTGCGTCGACTGCCGGTCGTCGAGAGCCTCGGGTCGGTCGACGTCATCCTGACGGACAAGACCGGCACGCTGACAGAGGACGAGATGACCGTCCGGCGGATCTTCACGAACGGCCGGGAATACGACGTCACCGGAACGGGGACGACCCCGACCGGCGAGTTCGAGCACGACGACGAGGAAGTCGAACCCGATCCGCTCGAACCGATCCTGCGATGTGGGACCATCTGTAACAACGCCGAACGCGCGCCACCGGACGAGGACGATGCCTTCTTTGGCGATCCGACCGAGGTCGCACTCAAAGTCTCGGCGGAGAAGGCCGGCATCGACCCCGACATCGAGCATGTCCGGGAGGTGCCGTTCTCCTCGGCGCGCAAACGGATGACCGTCGTCACCGGCGACGGGACGGCCTACATGAAAGGCGCGCCGGCAGTCGTGCTCGAACGGTGCGACCGGATCCGTGAGGGCGGCGAAATCGTCGAACTCACCGACGAGCGCCGCCAGGCGATTCTCGATCGCAACCAGTCCTTCGCGAGTGACGCCCTGCGCGTGCTCGGGTTCGCCGAGAAGTCAAATGTGGACGCCGAAGCCGAGGACGACGAGATCGAGGACGGCATGGTGTTTCTGGGCCTCCAGGGGATGATCGACCCTGCCCGCGAGGAGGTCCCGGCGGCCGTCGAAGACTGCCGGAGCGCCGGGATCGACGTGGTCATGGCAACCGGCGACAACCGCGAAACCGCGATCGCGATCGGCAAGGAGATCGGGTTCGATCCCGAGGGGGCGATGACGGGCGCGGAAGTCGAGCAACTGTCCGACGCGGAACTCGCCGAGGCCGTCGAGGACGTCGAGATCTTCGCGCGGATGGCCCCCGACCAGAAGGTCCGTGTGCTCGAAGCAGTGCTTTCCCACGGTCACAACGTCGCGATGACCGGCGACGGCGTCAACGACGCGCCCGCCCTGAAGCGGGCCGACGTCGGCGTCTCGATGGGCGAACGCGGGACGGACGTCGCTCAGCAGTCCAGCGACATGGTGTTGCTCGACGACAACTTCGCGTCGATCAGAGACGCCGTCGCCGAGGGGCGGGGCGTCTTCGACAACATCCGGAAGTTCGTCAACTTCTTGCTCTCTGCGAACGCCGGCGAAGTCCTGGCGGTGTTCTTCGGCGTGTTAATCGGGAGCGCACTCTTCCCCGATCAGTTCTCCAGCGGGTCCGAGGCATTGATCCTGACGCCAGTGATGTTGCTGTGGATCAACCTCGTGACGGACGGCCTCCCGGCGCTGGCGCTGGGCGTCGATCCCAAGACCGACGGGATCATGGATCGACCGCCACGGGGCGCTGACGAGCCGGTGATCAACCGCCACAGCCTGGTGTTGATCCTGACTTTCGGTCTCATCTACGCGGCGATCGGCCTGCCGCTGTTCTTCCACGGGCTCTCGGAGAGTGGCGATATTATCGTCGCACAGACCCTGTTGTTCACCTTCATCGTCATCGGCGAGATCATCCAGGCCCAGATCCTGCGGTGGCCCTACGGCCTGTCACTGTTCTCGAACAAGTGGCTGGTCGGGGCACTCGGGAGTTCGATCGTCCTGCATCTGGGCGTGCTGTATACGCCCGTGAACACGTTCTTCAGCGTGACACCGCTTGGCTGGACCCACTGGCTCTGGATGGCCGCCGCGGTCGGCGCGTTCACCGTCCTCGGGACGGCACTGGTACTGGGTCTCGACCGAATCTACGACGAACACGCCTGA
- a CDS encoding HVO_2922 family protein — protein MPANARFELFLDRADEWRWRLVASNGEIIADSAEGYAAKQGAKRGIESVKRVAEDAAVVDTAGE, from the coding sequence ATGCCAGCCAACGCACGCTTCGAGTTGTTCCTTGATCGCGCCGACGAGTGGCGGTGGCGACTCGTCGCATCGAACGGCGAAATCATCGCGGACAGTGCCGAAGGATACGCCGCCAAACAGGGTGCTAAACGCGGGATCGAGAGTGTCAAACGGGTGGCTGAAGACGCGGCCGTCGTCGACACCGCCGGGGAGTGA
- a CDS encoding HypC/HybG/HupF family hydrogenase formation chaperone, with protein MCLGIPGEIIEIDGNEARAEFWDVEKTVRIDVVDEAVEVGDHILNHAGFAIRKIPDDEVEETMEIYESFLEGDEDEALEEIGAGEGEQLGIEGR; from the coding sequence ATGTGTCTAGGAATCCCGGGAGAGATAATCGAAATAGATGGCAACGAAGCGCGCGCCGAGTTCTGGGACGTCGAGAAGACCGTCCGGATCGACGTCGTCGACGAGGCGGTCGAGGTGGGTGATCACATCCTCAATCATGCCGGCTTCGCTATCCGGAAGATCCCGGATGATGAAGTCGAAGAGACCATGGAGATCTACGAGTCGTTCCTCGAGGGCGACGAGGACGAGGCCTTAGAGGAGATCGGGGCCGGCGAGGGCGAACAACTTGGGATCGAGGGCCGATAG
- the hypD gene encoding hydrogenase formation protein HypD yields MATNAESGDDELQFRDPEKAEQLTDELEALMDEIGEPVNVMHVCGSHEQAIAKFGLRSILPDDLTVRMGPGCPVCVTNMPEVDEAVALAEEGKIVATYGDMFRVPGTEKSLADARDEGADVRVVYSASEAAEIAEEEPDREVIFFATGFETTAAPTAAVLTSDPPENFSVLSAHKYVPPAMEVVAEMPDTDVDGFLAAGHAATITGYGLFEDFVEEYDTPAVVGGFEPIDVLYALARLLEFIRDDEAGLENAYPRCVSREGNVPAKEQLWEVFDTTSGEWRGIAEIPDANLVLSEDYAHFDARERFDIDVDPGAADPLTEDCICGDIMAGQADPDECELFGEECTPQDPVGACMVSSEGTCKIWLEYGGQPDL; encoded by the coding sequence ATGGCGACGAACGCCGAAAGCGGGGACGACGAACTCCAGTTTCGCGACCCCGAAAAGGCCGAACAGCTGACCGACGAACTCGAGGCGCTGATGGACGAGATCGGCGAGCCGGTCAACGTGATGCACGTCTGTGGCTCCCACGAGCAGGCCATCGCGAAGTTCGGCCTGCGCTCGATCCTGCCGGACGACCTCACGGTCCGGATGGGGCCGGGGTGTCCGGTCTGCGTGACCAACATGCCCGAGGTGGACGAGGCCGTCGCGCTGGCCGAGGAGGGGAAGATCGTTGCCACCTACGGTGACATGTTCCGCGTGCCCGGGACCGAGAAGAGCCTCGCCGACGCCAGAGACGAGGGCGCGGACGTTCGTGTGGTCTACAGCGCCAGCGAGGCCGCCGAGATCGCCGAGGAAGAACCCGATCGGGAGGTCATCTTCTTCGCGACGGGCTTCGAGACGACCGCCGCACCCACGGCGGCCGTGCTCACCTCGGACCCGCCAGAGAACTTCTCCGTCCTCTCGGCCCACAAGTACGTCCCGCCGGCGATGGAGGTCGTCGCGGAGATGCCGGACACCGACGTCGACGGCTTCCTCGCGGCGGGTCACGCCGCAACGATAACGGGCTACGGCCTGTTCGAGGACTTCGTCGAGGAGTACGACACCCCGGCCGTGGTCGGCGGCTTCGAGCCGATCGACGTGCTGTACGCCCTCGCGCGCCTGCTGGAGTTCATCCGCGACGACGAGGCCGGCCTGGAGAACGCCTATCCCCGGTGTGTCTCACGGGAGGGCAACGTTCCGGCCAAGGAACAGCTGTGGGAGGTCTTCGACACCACGAGCGGCGAGTGGCGCGGGATCGCCGAGATCCCCGACGCGAACCTGGTCCTCTCCGAGGACTACGCCCACTTCGACGCCCGGGAGCGCTTCGACATCGACGTGGATCCGGGCGCGGCCGACCCGCTCACCGAGGACTGCATCTGCGGTGACATCATGGCCGGCCAGGCCGACCCTGACGAGTGCGAGCTCTTTGGCGAGGAGTGTACGCCCCAGGACCCCGTGGGGGCCTGCATGGTCTCCAGTGAGGGGACCTGCAAGATCTGGCTCGAATACGGCGGCCAGCCGGATCTCTGA
- the hypE gene encoding hydrogenase expression/formation protein HypE, with translation MTNTENVGEDDAVETDGDANSDGYTDDDEVITHAHGAGGGQMTELVDAVAVSQFADAAADVGLAALDDGSVQPIDDDHSVVVTTDSHVVTPLFFRGGDIGRLAVSGTVNDLAMMGATEPLALTSSLIIEAGTPQTTVERVTESMREACEEAGATVTTGDTKVMGSGEMDTLAINTTGVAVVPKGGHVPDAGLSVGDRLIVSGTVGDHGISLLSEREGFDFGGDLESDVQPVNDLVRAAMDAGEVTAMKDPTRGGLATVLNEMASKADVGIDVEERSVPVSGPVSSAGEVLGIEPFDVACEGVVVMGVASEDAADVLDALRDNPKGEDAAIVGEVVDDHTGQVVLDTGFGRRYLSPPEGEQLPRIC, from the coding sequence ATGACGAATACAGAGAACGTCGGCGAGGACGACGCAGTCGAGACCGACGGCGACGCCAACAGTGATGGCTACACTGACGACGACGAGGTCATCACCCACGCCCACGGTGCGGGCGGCGGACAGATGACCGAGCTAGTCGATGCAGTGGCCGTGTCCCAGTTTGCCGATGCGGCGGCGGATGTCGGGCTTGCTGCCCTGGACGACGGCAGCGTCCAGCCGATCGACGACGACCACTCGGTGGTCGTCACGACGGACAGTCACGTCGTTACCCCCCTGTTCTTCCGCGGGGGCGACATCGGCCGGCTGGCGGTCTCGGGGACGGTCAACGACCTGGCGATGATGGGCGCGACCGAGCCCCTGGCGCTGACGAGTTCCCTCATCATCGAGGCCGGCACGCCACAGACGACCGTCGAGCGGGTCACCGAATCGATGCGCGAGGCCTGCGAGGAAGCCGGTGCGACGGTCACGACCGGCGATACGAAGGTCATGGGTAGCGGCGAGATGGACACGCTCGCGATCAACACAACTGGCGTCGCCGTCGTCCCGAAGGGCGGCCACGTCCCGGACGCCGGGCTCTCCGTCGGCGACAGGCTCATCGTCTCGGGCACGGTCGGCGATCACGGGATCTCGCTGCTTTCGGAACGCGAGGGCTTCGACTTCGGCGGCGACCTTGAGAGCGACGTCCAGCCGGTCAACGACCTCGTCCGCGCGGCGATGGATGCCGGCGAGGTGACGGCGATGAAAGATCCGACCCGCGGTGGGCTCGCGACGGTCCTCAACGAGATGGCGAGCAAGGCCGACGTGGGCATCGACGTCGAGGAGCGATCCGTCCCCGTCTCGGGGCCGGTTTCCTCGGCCGGCGAGGTACTCGGCATCGAACCGTTCGACGTGGCCTGTGAGGGCGTCGTCGTGATGGGCGTCGCGAGTGAGGACGCCGCGGACGTACTGGACGCGCTCAGAGACAACCCCAAAGGCGAGGACGCAGCCATCGTCGGCGAGGTGGTCGACGATCACACCGGCCAGGTCGTCCTCGATACCGGCTTTGGCCGCCGGTACCTCTCCCCGCCCGAAGGCGAACAGCTCCCCAGAATCTGTTGA
- a CDS encoding hydrogenase maturation nickel metallochaperone HypA/HybF codes for MHEFSIATQVLDAAREAAADHGADTFEGITVSVGEASHVNPDQLETCLEAAADSTITDGDLTIDIETEPAYAECACGWSGEPGEIDRALAYAPNLTCPECDARLELQAGNECRLMSVTLPETDDGSDPDAAGSPDANTTD; via the coding sequence ATGCACGAGTTCTCCATCGCGACGCAGGTGCTCGACGCCGCCCGGGAAGCCGCGGCCGACCACGGAGCCGATACCTTCGAGGGTATCACTGTTTCGGTCGGCGAAGCGAGCCACGTCAATCCCGACCAGCTGGAGACCTGTCTCGAAGCGGCCGCGGACTCGACGATCACCGACGGCGACCTGACAATCGATATCGAGACCGAGCCCGCCTACGCCGAGTGTGCCTGTGGCTGGAGCGGCGAGCCGGGGGAGATCGATCGTGCGCTGGCGTACGCGCCGAACCTGACCTGTCCTGAATGTGACGCCCGCCTCGAACTCCAGGCCGGCAACGAGTGCCGGCTGATGAGCGTCACGCTGCCAGAGACGGACGACGGGAGCGACCCTGACGCCGCCGGCTCGCCTGACGCGAACACGACCGATTGA